A single Anopheles funestus chromosome 2RL, idAnoFuneDA-416_04, whole genome shotgun sequence DNA region contains:
- the LOC125765497 gene encoding uncharacterized protein K02A2.6-like → MRAKLQPNPLDRKHHHTGQNHLVLGTGSISTTLAPWMVTTSWLFGPPVTLISDNGTQFTSEVFKEFCERNGIEHIRTPPFHPQSNGQAERFVDTFKRALRKIRVGTATLQESLDLFLQTYRSTPNPVLDQRTPAEIMLGRRSRTIHHLLRPPAASEATTSNNFRTWQPGDLIYAKMFRMNSWSWAPGRIVRRVGHVIYEIVTSDQRRHRRHVNQLRRRIADPSDQAEPDQQQLPLHVLLDEWDLPQYSSRESSCSSPPTTTQPAAPASSPAAPARAETQQTPASSLAAPARIEENTTRASSLTAPAEQQAPQALATIDSNIHQQARLPRRSSRPRRMPRRFDTYQLT, encoded by the exons ATGCGTGCCAAGCTGCAGCCAAATCCCCTCGATCGGAAGCACCATCATACTGGCCAAAACCATCTGGTCCTTGGCACCGGGTCCATATCGACTACGCTGGCCCCGTGGATGGTGACTACTTCCTGGTT GTTTGGACCGCCGGTCACTTTAATCAGCGACAATGGAACCCAGTTCACCAGTGAAGTTTTCAAGGAGTTCTGCGAACGTAACGGTATCGAGCACATCCGGACCCCGCCGTTTCATCCTCAATCGAACGGCCAGGCTGAGCGTTTCGTGGACACCTTTAAGCGAGCGTTGCGAAAAATACGAGTGGGAACTGCAACGCTTCAAGAGTCTTTGGATCTGTTTCTGCAAACGTACCGATCCACGCCAAATCCTGTGTTAGATCAACGCACCCCCGCTGAGATTATGTTgggaagaagaagcagaacGATTCATCATCTATTGCGGCCTCCAGCAGCATCGGAGGCTACGACGTCGAACAACTTTCGTACATGGCAGCCGGGTGACCTCATTTATGCGAAGATGTTCCGGATGAACTCTTGGAGCTGGGCTCCTGGGAGAATCGTTCGCAGAGTAGGCCATGTAATCTACGAGATAGTTACGTCGGACCAGCGAAGACATCGACGGCACGTAAATCAGCTCCGCCGTCGTATTGCTGACCCATCGGATCAGGCCGAGCCGGATCAACAGCAGCTGCCTCTTCATGTCCTGTTGGATGAATGGGACTTGCCGCAGTATTCGTCCCGTGAGTCATCGTGCTCTTCGCCGCCAACCACAACGCAGCCAGCGGCGCCAGCATCATCGCCAGCAGCACCGGCACGGGCAGAGACGCAACAAACGCCAGCATCATCGCTAGCAGCACCGGCACGAATAGAGGAGAATACAACGAGAGCATCATCGCTAACAGCGCCAGCAGAGCAACAGGCGCCGCAAGCACTCGCGACCATCGACAGCAACATCCATCAGCAGGCACGGCTACCACGACGTTCTTCTAGGCCTAGAAGAATGCCTCGTAGGTTCGACACGTACCAGCTGACTTAA